The Sylvia atricapilla isolate bSylAtr1 chromosome 5, bSylAtr1.pri, whole genome shotgun sequence genome includes a window with the following:
- the AMN1 gene encoding protein AMN1 homolog, whose protein sequence is MPRGAAAISAPSAGPGPRPRIARSPLCSSAPAAFPAPRHELGRRRRGSPAAPGPVSAAPTRCRLPALRGGRAGGRDGARAGQALGGRGGAVLSVRALAGLGSAQGLQETCLQCLTKNLSRYSADIKSLPPNIKDKLIKLMSRQGQITDANISEVLHPAVESLDLRDCDISDNALLQLYNCKQLKKINLNSCKENRFGITSEGVTALALSCPYLREASFKRCCDITDSGILALAVNCQFLQIVNLGSCSGIMDASLQALGENCRFLHSVDFSSTQVTDDGVVALVSGTCSKNLKEIHMERCVNLTDVAVEAVLTCCPKIHIFLFHGCPLITDRSRDALEQLIISKKIKQLTWTVY, encoded by the exons ATGCCGCGGGGCGCCGCCGCCATCTCGGCACCgagcgccgggccgggcccgcggcCCCGCATTGCCCGCTCCCCGCTCTGCTCCTCGGCCCCCGCCGCATTCCCCGCTCCCCGCCATGAGCTGGGACGGCGCCGGCGAGGAAGTCCGGCTGCTCCTGGACCTGTGAGTGCCGCCCCGACGCGCTGTCGCCTGCCCGCCCTGCGagggggccgggccgggggcagggACGGGGCCCGGGCTGGGCAGGCCCTTGGCGGCCGTGGCGGAGCGGTGCTGTCAGTGCGGGCGCTGGCAGGGCTCGGCAGCgctcaggggctgcaggagac gtGCCTTCAGTGTTTGACAAAGAACCTTTCCAGATACTCTGCAGATATTAAGTCATTGCCACCCAATATAAAGGATAAGCTGATTAAATTAATGAGTAGGCAAGGGCAAATAACTGATGCAAATATCAGTGAG GTTTTGCACCCTGCTGTGGAGTCTCTGGACCTCCGAGACTGTGATATTTCAGATAATGCATTATTGCAGCTTTATAACTgcaagcagctgaaaaaaatcaacttaAATTCTTGCAAGGAGAACAGATTTGGAATTACTTCAGAAG GAGTCACAGCACTGGCCTTGTCCTGTCCTTACCTGCGTGAGGCATCTTTCAAAAGGTGCTGTGATATAACTGACAGTGGAATTCTGGCTCTTGCAGTCAACTGCCAATTCCTACAAATAGTGAACTTGGGCAGCTGCTCAGGCATCATGGATGCATCTCTGCAGGCACTAGGAGAAAACTGCAGATTTCTTCACAGTGTGGACTTCTCATCTACTCAG gtAACAGATGATGGTGTTGTAGCACTAGTGAGTGGAACGTGTTCGAAGAATTTAAAG GAGATCCACATGGAGCGCTGTGTGAATCTGACAGATGTCGCTGTGGAAGCCGTCCTTACTTGTTGTCCCAAgatacacatttttctgttccatgGATGCCCACTGATAACAG ATCGTTCCCGAGATGCTTTAGAGCAACTCATCATatcaaaaaaaatcaagcaactAACATGGACTGTTTACTGA
- the ETFBKMT gene encoding electron transfer flavoprotein beta subunit lysine methyltransferase has product MAFHGWKWLLLLGRQNTLAKVWRSRRGGPSLCWKRCCHWSRGKSLDPEVRAFLEENTEVTNSGHLTPEIRLRLLTPRCRFWREKPDLWPYGDPFWAIYWPGGQALSRYILDNPHVVKGRSVLDLGSGCGATAIAAVMSGAAQVLANDIDPIAGMAMILNCELNHLNPFPITIKNIINSEAGNWDLIVLGDMFYDEQLADGLHHWLQKCIRTHQTEVLIGDPGRHQFLSHSIRSQLHKVIEYSLPEYTRQENYGLTSSTVWSYQPSNSFDNS; this is encoded by the exons ATGGCCTTCCATGGCTGGAAGTGGCTCCTCCTCTTGGGAAGGCAGAACACCCTTGCCAAGGTGTGGAGAAGCAGGAGGGGAGGCCCCTCTCTGTGCTGGAAACGCTGCTGCCACTGGAGCAGAGGCAAATCTCTGGACCCCGAGGTGAGAGCATTTTTGGAGGAGAACACCGAGGTCACCAACAGCGGGCACCTGACACCAGAGATCCGGCTGCGCCTCCTCACCCCTCGCTGCAGGTTCTGGAGAGAAAAACCTGACCTGTGGCCTTATGGGGACCCCTTCTGGGCAATTTACTGGCCAGGAGGCCAGGCCCTTTCCAG gtaTATTTTAGATAATCCACATGTGGTTAAAGGGAGATCAGTTCTGGATCTTGGAAGTGGATGTGGAGCAACAGCAATCGCTGCTGTGATGAGTGGTGCAGCCCAAGTCCTTGCCAATGACATTGACCCTA TTGCAGGCATGGCAATGATCCTGAACTGTGAACTGAACCACCTGAATCCCTTCCCCATCACCATTAAGAACATCATCAACTCAGAGGCTGGCAACTGGGACCTCATAGTTCTAGGAGATATGTTTTATGATGAACAACTTGCTGATGGTCTGCATCACTGGCTGCAGAAGTGCATCAGGACTCACCAGACTGAAGTGCTGATTGGTGACCCTGGCAGGCATCAGTTTTTAAGCCACAGCATTCGCAGTCAGCTGCACAAAGTTATAGAATATTCACTGCCTGAGTATACAAGACAAGAAAACTATGGGCTAACATCAAGTACTGTCTGGAGTTACCAGCCCTCAAACAGCTTTGACAACTCTTGA